GCTTCTGTCGCCAACGTTGCCGCCGGCTGGCTGCACTCCGCAGCCGGAACCTGGCTAAGAAAGCACTGGTAGCAGGCGCCCTCGTCGGCGCTGAAGATCGGGCCGATCTCGACCCGTTGGGACTGATAGATCGCACGCAGCCAGCTCACCCCCTGTTGGCGACAGGCGTGTGCCAGCCGCCCCCAGCGCTCGGGATCATCACCATGTCCGACGACGACGACAGATGAGTAGCGCCCGACCTCCTGCTCCAGCATCAAGGCTGGATCGAGAACCTGTACGCTGCAGAAGGGGTTGAGGGCGGCGATCTCTTTGTATAACACTAGCTGATCGGCCGTCGCCGGGAGAATACTCAATTGACCGATGCCGGCCTTTGCCAACTCGGCGGCAATGCTAGGGCCGGCAGCACCTTCGACGATCAGCAGCAGGTTGGTTAGCTTCAGCCGCCCCTGCGTACCGTAGCGGTTATGTGAAGCCCTACTGACATCGGTATAACGGCCAAAGAACAGTAGCTGTTGTTGATAGCGCGCACACTCCTCATCCGAGAAGAGGCGCTGATCTTCGGCGGTTGGCCCTTCCTCCAGCAACCCGCGCAGAAAGAGCAGCGAGATAGTATCAGCGATCAGTGCGGGCTTGACCTGTGGCAGCGCCGCGTGCAGATCCTCCACGGTGCGGGTACCGTCCAGCAGGGGCAACAGGCGTGGGAGAAGCACCCGCGCGGCCTTCCCCCGGAACAGCTCCGGTTGCTCCGCGCCTTGTACCAACAGCCCTGCTTCCCCGAGATCGATCAGGAGGTAATCTTCAGAAAAACGCGGGCGCCGCGGGAGCCGCATCTGTGGATCCATCTGGAAGCGATCGCTCAGTCCGGCTGCTTTATACATGGATCTTCCTCTTCAAAACCATGCGCTCGGCAAGCGCCTCAGCCAGATGTTTGTAGCTCCACTCCTGAGGATCCTCCACTCTGGAACAGATCCGGCACCACGGGACCGGAACAATCGGGTGCCGCCCTTGATCATGGCGAATTGGATCCATATACCAGTAGGCGCCGGTACTGGCCACCGTCTCACCACTGCTGAGCCGCTGAAGCTCCATGCTGATGAGACGTGCTGCAAATTGCTCCAGGGGAGCGAGCTGGCCGCGATGGCCCGCCTGCTGATCGTGGTCGTAGAAAGCGAGGGTCTCCATATCAATTCTACTGAGACCGGAATTGGTGAGAAAGCGCTTGAGGAAACAGGTATAGCAGGCCGTCTCGCCAGGAATGACTGTCGGCCCAATCTGGATCACCGTTGTATCCAGCAAGCCTATCGTCCAGGGGATGCCTCGACGATAGGCAGCAGCGTTGAACTGTTGCATAAGGGTCGGGAAAGGGCGCCAGAGGACCCCTGCGGCAAGCTGGGCCTCCGCCTGCTCAAGCGCCGCAGCAAAATCATCTTCGCTCCAGCCCCCCCATTCGGCTAGATCATAGGCTATCATCGGTAGCGCAGAACGCTCAAGCAGATCGCGCACCCTTGCCCCAAGCGGACCGGCAGTGAGCAGCAGTAGGCGGCGGGTCTGTGATCGCGACATCGCCAGCTCCTCCTTAGTCGTTATGCGAATGGTTGGGGCTTCGAGGTAATATCGTTGATCGTCCGTCGCCCGTAGCCCATCGCTTCCGGCGCCGTGTACAAACGCGGCGTAGCGAGGAAACGCACACCATATGCCGGACTAAGCGGGATCATCTCGGGGATGATGACGCGCACAACCCAGAACCCGGCTTGTCGCACTTCGGGGGTCGTCAGATCGACGGCAACAACCTCCATATCACGCTCGCGGAAGCGCTCCAGCAAGCATTCAAGATCGCTCTCCGGTGAGCCGGTCGCAAGATTGGGTAGCTCGCTGAGCCGACGCCGATGCGGGGTGGAGAGAAGAAAGTCGAAATCAGCGCGGGCCTCCCGTAGGGCGTAATAGAGCGCGCAATCTTCCAGCGAGAAGATGTGCTCCGGGTGCTCGCGATGGGCAGGGTTCGGCTTCGCGACGCCCAGCCGCGCGTCGAGGGCAACGCGGGACGTACATCCCTCCTCCAAAACGCGCACAATCGCTTGCACTGGATCAAGACGCACGGCACTGACGACAAGGTTGGAGAGAAGGTTGGTATGGTCGTTCAGCTGGAGCGCGTAGATGCATGGGATCCCGAGGTCACTGGTGGCGTCAAAGAAGTGATATTCCAGGTGACTCTCGCGGGTCAGCTCCATCATCAGACGCAGCCGATCCGGCCACTGCGACTCATCGCCGAGATCAATGCGCGGAAGAGGCAGCTGGTGAAGCCACGTGAGCATCAGCGCGTCGCGCTCGACGACTTCACAGATACCGCTGACCAGCGCCTGAATAAGGTCGGTGTGACATGCACAGCCGGTAGAGATTGGAATCCAAATTTGCTCATCCCGATGTTCTGGAGGAAAGTGGAGGAACACCATCATTGCCGGCACATAGCGCGGCTCTCCACTGATCAACGAAATGCCTTTGACCCAACGCAGCGGTACATCTTTGCGGGGCCTAACGAAATAGTTGTGCTGAAGCGAGTGCTCCGATGGAGCACAGGTGGCCAGACGCTCCAGATCGATCGCCAGCTCACCCAGCTCTTCCGCAGTGGCACGAACAAACTGCTGTTGATCGTACACGCACATGCAGTAGCGCTCGATGCTCTCGCCAATCGCCCGCACCTGCGCCTCCAAGGGATCTGCCGAGACGCCCGCCCCGGGCACCTGGGGCATGATCCGCTGCTCCTCAGGGGTAGGATCCCCTGGCAGCCGTGGCATCTGGCTGGGGCTGGCGCTGTAGTAGTACAGGCGTGGCGCACCGCTGCTGCGTGGTAGCTCGCTAATACCTGGGAAGATACCACCAATGCGGTCGCGCAGCGGCGCAGATCGCTGGATAACAGCCTCTAGTGATGCTCGATTCATCAGATCTTCTCAGTGTTTCTGGAAGAGCTGAGTTGCATAGTAGATCTCAGCCGGGTATGGACGCCCACGACACCCGCTGCAGCCGGCAAAACGAGTCACCGCAACGGTAGTCATAACCGAACCATCGCCATTGATAAACAGCTGACGGCCAATCAGGCTCGCAAGCGAGCGCCGCTGGAGCAGCATATGCAGATGCCTCAGCGCCCGTTCTGTGTGCACTGTCGAATAGCCGCTTGTGGCGGCAGCTGAAGCATGGGCAACGCCAAGCGCCCGCTGAAGCGCTAGGCAGCGCAGGCATGGGCTCTGCTGCGGGATAACCAGCGGTCCCACAATCGTCGCGTTTTGCCCTGGTGCTAGCAGCAGAAAGGGCTGCTCATGCTCACAGAACCAATCGTTCCAGCTTAGAGCATCCGCTGTATCAGGCTCTGCAACAACTACAACGACCGTATGTGCGGCAGAGCGCTGGAGCTCGAAGGTATTCGTTTCAGGCGGGCCGTCGATCACCAGCGGAACGCCGCCGAGGATCAGGCGCTGAGCTGTGTACTGCTGTGGAGCATGCATCGAGAATACCTCATGGCATAGAGATGGGAAAAGCCGCCAGGGTCAGCAGAAAAGCGTAGCTGAGGAATCCCATCATGTAGACTGCCGTAAGCAGCCCATAACCAAGATAAATGCGACGCTGCTGCGGGGTATGCCGGTCGGCTACCGCTCGCCCCACCAGCCGGTGCGGCAGTGATCGCAGATAGCGGAAGGCTTCCCGCCGCAGTGCCGGCTCGTTCAGGAGATCGGCCAGCACATAGTAGCCGTCGAATGGCAGGAATGGGTTGGCGTTCCAGAGCAGGATCGTCGCCTGGAATGACATCCAGATGATGACGATCTGGTTGGCGCCAGGACTGAGGATCCCTGTGCTGAGGAGCATTGCATTGATCCCCAGAAGGCTAAGATCAACCATTGGCCCGGCGAGTGACACCAGGATGCGCCCGCGACGGCTGAGACGGTAGGCATCGGTGGTGTTGGTGTAGGCATAGGGGAT
This is a stretch of genomic DNA from Kallotenue papyrolyticum. It encodes these proteins:
- a CDS encoding TOMM precursor leader peptide-binding protein, with protein sequence MSRSQTRRLLLLTAGPLGARVRDLLERSALPMIAYDLAEWGGWSEDDFAAALEQAEAQLAAGVLWRPFPTLMQQFNAAAYRRGIPWTIGLLDTTVIQIGPTVIPGETACYTCFLKRFLTNSGLSRIDMETLAFYDHDQQAGHRGQLAPLEQFAARLISMELQRLSSGETVASTGAYWYMDPIRHDQGRHPIVPVPWCRICSRVEDPQEWSYKHLAEALAERMVLKRKIHV
- a CDS encoding YcaO-like family protein, with amino-acid sequence MNRASLEAVIQRSAPLRDRIGGIFPGISELPRSSGAPRLYYYSASPSQMPRLPGDPTPEEQRIMPQVPGAGVSADPLEAQVRAIGESIERYCMCVYDQQQFVRATAEELGELAIDLERLATCAPSEHSLQHNYFVRPRKDVPLRWVKGISLISGEPRYVPAMMVFLHFPPEHRDEQIWIPISTGCACHTDLIQALVSGICEVVERDALMLTWLHQLPLPRIDLGDESQWPDRLRLMMELTRESHLEYHFFDATSDLGIPCIYALQLNDHTNLLSNLVVSAVRLDPVQAIVRVLEEGCTSRVALDARLGVAKPNPAHREHPEHIFSLEDCALYYALREARADFDFLLSTPHRRRLSELPNLATGSPESDLECLLERFRERDMEVVAVDLTTPEVRQAGFWVVRVIIPEMIPLSPAYGVRFLATPRLYTAPEAMGYGRRTINDITSKPQPFA